In a genomic window of Dioscorea cayenensis subsp. rotundata cultivar TDr96_F1 unplaced genomic scaffold, TDr96_F1_v2_PseudoChromosome.rev07_lg8_w22 25.fasta BLBR01001548.1, whole genome shotgun sequence:
- the LOC120256610 gene encoding glycosyltransferase BC10-like, which translates to MKTNKEWQVSIGAGQTMTGLHHRYQSKRPVWIIILVSLVCVSLLGAYIYPPRGYSGCYFLSSSICSKDWLPPVPARVYTDEEIAARVVFRDIIAAPFVQSNNPKIAFMFLTPGSLPFEKLWEKFFQGHEGRFSIYVHASREKPVHVSPLFTGREIRSEKVAWGKISMVDAEKRLLANALQDTDNQHFVLLSDSCVPLHDFDYVYSYLMETNISFIDCFEDPGPHGSGRYYEHMLPEIEKKEFRKGSQWFSVKRPHALLILSDSLYYTKFKLYCKPGMEGRNCYADEHYLPTLFHMVDPGGIANWSVTHVDWSEEKWHPKAYRAQDVTFELLKNITSIDESYHKTSDESKQVQQSPCLWNGMKRPCYLFARKFYPEALNNLLHLFSNFTSI; encoded by the exons ATGAAGACAAATAAGGAGTGGCAGGTCAGCATTGGGGCTGGCCAAACCATGACCGGGCTACACCATAGGTACCAGTCAAAAAGGCCAGTGTGGATCATCATCTTGGTGTCTTTGGTTTGTGTTTCATTACTTGGGGCCTATATTTATCCCCCACGAGGATATTCAGGTTGTTACTTCTTATCATCAAGCATCTGTAGCAAGGATTGGCTTCCCCCTGTGCCTGCCAGGGTTTACACTGATGAAGAGATTGCTGCTCGTGTTGTCTTTAGAGACATTATTGCTGCACCATTCGTGCAGTCAAATAATCCTAAAATTGCTTTTATGTTCTTGACACCTGGCTCATTGCCATTTGAGAAACTCTGGGAGAAATTTTTTCAG GGTCATGAAGGTAGGTTTTCCATCTATGTGCATGCATCTAGAGAGAAGCCAGTACATGTGAGTCCTTTATTCACTGGCCGGGAGATTCGCAGTGAGAAG GTGGCATGGGGAAAAATTTCTATGGTTGATGCAGAGAAAAGACTCTTGGCAAATGCACTTCAAGACACTGACAACCAGCATTTTGTGCTTCTTTCTGACAG TTGTGTGCCACTACATGATTTTGATTATGTATATAGTTATCTGATGGAGACAAATATCAGTTTTATTGATTG TTTTGAGGATCCTGGGCCACATGGGTCAGGCAGGTATTATGAGCACATGCTGCCGGAGATTGAAAAGAAAGAGTTCAGGAAGGGTTCACAG TGGTTTTCAGTTAAAAGGCCCCACGCTTTGTTGATTCTGTCTGACAGCCTGTACTACACTAAATTCAAGCTGTATTGCAAG CCAGGTATGGAAGGCCGCAATTGCTACGCTGATGAGCACTATTTACCAACCCTTTTCCAT ATGGTTGACCCTGGTGGTATTGCGAATTGGTCAGTAACTCATGTGGACTGGTCTGAAGAGAAATGGCATCCAAAAGCATATAGGGCTCAGGATGTCACTTTTGAACTCCTAAAAAACATAACA TCCATAGATGAGAGCTACCATAAAACAAGTGATGAAAGT AAACAAGTGCAGCAGAGCCCCTGCTTATGGAATGGAATGAAGAGACCATGCTATCTCTTTGCTCGGAAATTCTACCCTGAAGCTCTAAACAATCTTCTGCATTTATTCTCAAACTTCACATCCATTTGA